A DNA window from Salarias fasciatus chromosome 23 unlocalized genomic scaffold, fSalaFa1.1 super_scaffold_20, whole genome shotgun sequence contains the following coding sequences:
- the ptgfrnb gene encoding prostaglandin F2 receptor negative regulator, translating into MDRCLLALAVGVLMLGGCSARVVTVSPGPLIRVEGQPVSIKCNVREYSGPREQDFEWMMSRESSGQKIKIISTFDALYSHPSLSKRVASGDISVVRLQDNEAELKIAEAKPVDAGFYWCQTPSTDVVISGNYEAQVQLIVIPNTLKVSPQTPPPVVPEGTDVTLSCNVTRELTHPTYLSVTWSVKRGAASEEILTFGPQGGVATGAKFSRRYADGGVRLVPGANGVFELVITRATTSDEGIYECNGTEWTHENGKWIKIVESAKEMGTVAVTPTGHSLTVKASSSSSSSSSSPLLLSPGDTLTLLCSVAADNLPTLTLEVTWLADGRELVTMERSGVVISNTSAAAAGAGGLARRSDVGLDRTGAGEYRLAVRGVSGEDGGAYACRVRAFVEKGGRSSGGGGRWHMAAEKTSGAVTVKVSEIKPSFSLSLEASVSPRMTFEPTELSCHVTNITQMSPGGRLGVDWEHTPLPGTADDAQTPHPIASLDGSGNLLSDSRYADRLRSGALSLSRVHPNTFKLRFLRTQDVDMGRYACTVSAWSVSSRGAMVKTAEAKSSPLVVRWDAKHPSLNVAAKRIREASVGGATFEMSCTVSTDNLGEAGYSVLIQSQESLGATVRTIMTLSPDNVLSHGGATDPNRRDSLVLTKSGPAEFRFRLAGVQLSDRGYYWCDITAWTKQQPGQTWTKANSSESNKVRINFQENGPSFSIAINSDTNSVYPWETAKMECSLGVSGSSPKTDDLAYEVSWFFTRLRGGQTTAQVAAVDRFGVVSRSDRNSSSDVSVERRDAHTYLLNIFGTQDSDSGEYHCVATPWYLSASTGAWTEAKELTSPRVFLTVKFAVWDSLKLPLLYGASASLGVGLFSLLLGLVCAQCCCRNATHTPRSRNKLMDLEMD; encoded by the exons ATGGATAGATGTCTCCTTGCTCTCGCTGTTGGGGTCCTAATGCTCG GTGGGTGCTCGGCCCGCGTGGTGACGGTGTCTCCTGGGCCTCTAATCCGAGTGGAGGGTCAGCCGGTGTCCATCAAATGTAACGTCAGGGAATACTCAGGACCTCGCGAGCAG GATTTCGAGTGGATGATGTCCCGGGAGTCGAGCGGGCAGAAGATAAAGATCATCTCCACCTTCGACGCGCTGTACTCCCACCCGTCGCTCAGCAAGCGCGTGGCGTCCGGCGACATCTCGGTGGTGCGGCTGCAGGACAACGAGGCGGAGCTGAAGATCGCCGAGGCCAAGCCGGTGGACGCCGGCTTCTACTGGTGCCAGACGCCGAGCACCGACGTCGTCATCAGCGGCAACTACGAGGCTCAGGTCCAGCTCATCG TCATCCCCAACACCCTGAAGGTGTCCCCCCAGACGCCGCCCCCGGTGGTGCCGGAGGGAACCGACGTCACCCTGTCCTGCAACGTCACCCGGGAGCTGACGCACCCCACCTACCTGTCCGTCACCTGGTCGGTGAAGAGGGGCGCCGCCTCGGAGGAGATCCTGACCTTCGGCCCCCAGGGGGGCGTCGCCACGGGGGCCAAGTTCTCCCGCCGCTACGCCGACGGGGGCGTCCGGCTGGTCCCCGGCGCCAACGGCGTGTTCGAGCTGGTGATCACCCGGGCGACGACGTCCGACGAGGGCATTTACGAGTGCAACGGCACGGAGTGGACGCACGAGAACGGGAAGTGGATCAAGATCGTGGAGAGCGCCAAGGAGATGGGGACGGTCGCCGTGACGCCGACAG GTCATTCCCTCACCGTgaaggcctcctcctcctcctcctcctcctcttcctcgccccTGCTCCTCTCCCCCGGCGACACGCtgaccctgctctgctccgtcGCCGCCGACAACCTGCCCACCCTCACCCTGGAGGTGACCTGGCTGGCCGACGGCCGCGAGCTGGTCACCATGGAGCGCAGCGGGGTGGTGATCTCTAAcacgtccgccgccgccgccggcgccggcggGCTCGCCAGGCGGTCGGACGTCGGCCTGGACCGCACGGGAGCCGGGGAGTACAGGCTGGCCGTGAGGGGCGTGAGCGGCGAGGACGGAGGGGCGTACGCGTGCCGCGTCCGGGCCTTCGTGGAGAAAGGAGGACGCAGctcgggaggaggggggaggtggCACATGGCGGCGGAGAAGACGTCCGGCGCCGTGACCGTGAAGGTCTCCGAGATCA AACCGAGCTTCTCGTTGAGCCTCGAGGCCAGCGTCAGCCCCCGGATGACCTTTGAACCGACTGAGCTGTCGTGCCACGTGACCAACATCACTCAGATGTCTCCCGGGGGACGACTGGGCGTCGACTGGGAGCACACCCCACTTCCTG GCACAGCGGACGACGCTCAAACGCCGCATCCCATTGCTTCCCTGGACGGCAGCGGGAACCTGCTGTCCGACTCCAGGTACGCCGACAGGctgcggagcggcgcgctgtcCCTCAGCAGGGTTCACCCCAACACCTTCAAGCTGCGGTTCCTCCGCACGCAG GACGTCGACATGGGCCGGTACGCCTGCACGGTGTCCGCCTGGAGCGTGAGCAGCCGGGGAGCCATGGTGAAGACCGCCGAGGCCAAAAGCTCGCCGCTGGTGGTACGATGGGACGCCAAAC ACCCGTCCCTGAACGTGGCGGCCAAGCGGATCCGCGAGGCgtcggtgggcggggccacctTCGAGATGAGCTGCACGGTGAGCACCGACAACCTGGGCGAGGCGGGGTACTCCGTGCTCATCCAATCACAGGAGAGCCTGGGGGCCACCGTGAGGACCATCATGACCCTGAGCCCGGACAACGTCCTGTCGCACGGCGGCGCCACGGACCCCAACAGGAG AGACAGCCTGGTCCTGACCAAGTCCGGCCCCGCCGAGTTCCGCTTCCGCCTCGCCGGCGTCCAGCTGTCCGACAGAGGCTACTACTGGTGCGACATCACGGCGTGGACCAAGCAGCAGCCGGGACAGACGTGGACCAAAGCCAACAGCTCCGAGTCCAACAAAGTCCGGATTAACTTTCAGGAGAACG GCCCGTCCTTCTCCATCGCCATCAACTCCGACACCAACAGCGTTTATCCCTGGGAAACGGCCAAGATGGAGTGTTCGCTCGGCGTCTCCGGATCCTCACCGAAGACCg atGACCTGGCCTACGAGGTGAGCTGGTTCTTCACCAGGCTGCGCGGCGGGCAGACGACCGCGCAGGTGGCCGCCGTCGACCGCTTCGGCGTCGTCTCCAGGTCCGATCGCAACTCGTCCAGCGACGTCTCCGTCGAGCGCCGGGACGCACACACCTACCTGCTGAACATCTTCGGCACTCAGGAcag cGACAGCGGCGAGTACCACTGCGTCGCCACTCCCTGGTACCTCTCGGCCTCGACGGGAGCCTGGACCGAAGCCAAGGAGCTGACGTCGCCCAGAGTCTTCCTCACTGTCAAATTCGCAG tGTGGGACTCCCTGAAATTACCTCTCCTGTATGGCGCGTCGGCCTCGCTGG